In Thalassoglobus sp. JC818, the genomic stretch TACCGTTTAACAGTCGCTCGGAGTTTCTCAGACAGATCAATGTATTGATGATCTGATGAAGCAGATAAAACTTGACCTGCAGCTGGATGTCGTATTCAACGTTTCCGTCGTGATCTCCGATCGGCGATTCGACTTCCCGATCCCAGACGCTCTCCATCAGCTCTGCGAGATCAATTTGCCAACGCTGCGACTGGCGGTGCCAACTGATCAAGGCATCGACGGTTTGTTCATCAAACTGATAGTTCTCTTCGGATTCAAAGCTGGCACGAGCGAATGAAGCAGCGGCCATCTGCCACAGTTGCCCAACCGCATTCAGAAATTTGAGTCGTGGTTCCAACTCACGGTTGAGGGCTTCGAACTCACCCTGATTGGAGCCGGAATCGTCATCGACAGTGTCGCTCCACTGGCCATCTTCGGCGCTGTCGCGGAAGACCATTCCGTCATACGCAGCGCTGAAGAGTTCATCTTCCCCGTCTGCTTCTTCAAAGTCTTCTTCGTCGTCGAGTTCACCAAACTCAAGTTCACCCGGCATGATCTGTTGATCATCGGTCGACGTTCGACGAATGATCGGAACGGACCACCATTCCTCAGCGTTGGCTTCCAGGAATGCGAACATCCTTCGGATCGAAGCTGCCGACTGATCGGGTGGGACAGGGGCATCATCATCGCCCGTCGCGAGTTTCATCCATCGGATGAGAAGTGAGAAAATCGAGTGCTGTGGAGACTCAAAACCGACTTCTTCCATTTGGCTCAGCCATTGCATGAGCAAGCCCATGGCAGCGACGCTGTCTTTCTTCGACAGGAGAGCATCGACCACAAGAGCGTATGACTGAGCCGACTGAAACTGGTCGACACGTTCGCGCCAGAAGGAGATGTCGCCGGCGGATTCCCCAGCACTGCGCCAGGCTTTCAGCGCTTCTGCGACGTGTGTCGCGGATTCCCAACTTTCGTGACCGTCGACATCCGGCAAATCTTCGATGACGTCGCTTCCAAACTTGTCCCACCAGTGGGCCAGCCGTTCAAAGACGACGGATATTTCTTCTCGCTGGGTCTGCAATCCTTTCGCACCCGCTTCTCCCAAAGTTCGGGAAAAGACGTTGAAGGTTGCTTCCATCAATCCCATCAGGATTTCGATGCGGCTGTCTGGGATCGAGTCTTCCCGGGCTGTGAACAGGGGAAACTGCCCCTGGAATCCGAGGATATTCCATGGATCGACGAGAGCGCCGCACTGCACTCCACGTTCGAGAAGATCGGGAATCGAACTGGCGAATTCGACAGCTTCGGTTACATCTTCAAGATCGAGAGCCTGATGAGCGGATGCGATCGTGCATTCGATCTCGGTTTCGATTCGAATTGAACTCGCAGGGATGGCATTGGCCTGTTGGCGGCTGGCCGGGGCATATCCCATCACAGCGTACAAGTGAGCCAACTCACGGTGCTGAACTTGCCGGGCTCCGTACCCAGCGAGTTTCATGTTCAGGTACTGCCGAACATGGCCGAAAGGTTGTTGGTGTTTGACCGCTTCCTGATGCAATCGTTTGGCTCGGCTTCCGGTCAGTTGCGTCAGAATTCGCGTGTAAAAGGCATCTCGACGTTCGGCAACGATCGGGAGAAGCGTCGTGAGCGACACTGTGGAATCATGCATTCCCGGTCCCGCTCCGCTGATGGAAGAAGCCATCAACATCGTTCCGCAGAGCGCAGCGGATGCATCGAAGAGACGTTCTTCCTGAGGGGATTTTTCGCCAGCTTCTTCAATCCAGTCGCAGAGCGAATCGAGAATGATCTGTCGGATGACGAACCGTCGATAGAAACCTTTCGAATCAATCTGGTGCGGGTCCCACTCCCCGAACATGTAGTTGGTGCGTTTGAAGATGGGATTCAAGTGATCGTAAGCACGTAAGTCGCACGCCAACTCGTCCAGATGATCGAGGGAGAAAAACGACTCCTGCAAAAGATCTTGCGGAGCTTCTTCCAGAAACTGCATCGCCCGTTCGATCAGCGGAGCGTATCGACATTCTGCAGCTCCAGCTCCCGGAATGAACAGCGGAAGCGGTCGATGGCGTTCGTGGGCATACACGTCCATCTTGCGGCCATTCTCGAGCACGGCGACAGGACGGTAACCGACGAAGTCGTTGAGAGTGGCAATCGCCCCGTCGACGATTCGCCTTTCTTCATTCCACGGACCACCTTGTTGCAGGACAGCCTCGAAAATCTTTCCCAGGAAAAAGGGTTGGCAAAAGGTCTCAAGACTTTGATGGAAGAGCAGGTCGGAGTGATAGGTTTGATAGGCGGGAAGTGTGTTCCGGACAGCCAGTTCCAGGACAGCGTGAGCCTGTTTCGACTCTTCGAAGGCAGAATCCGTGGCAGCCATTTCAATGAGACCGGTATGCAGTGTCTGAAAGACGCTCTCAAGCGTCTCAGATGGACTGGTCTCCGAGGTCGAAATCTCCCGTTTCCAAAGCTGATTCAGTTGGTCCAGAAACTTTGGATCCGACGTCCCCCCTGAATAGTTGAGATATCCGAGGATGTGTTGCAGGCTGCTGAAGTCCTTTGAAGGTCCGAGGTTATCGGAATCGTCAGCTCGTTTCTTCCGTGGTGCCATTTGTACCCATCCTCCACCAATTGAATGGAGGTCACTCTTAAGTTCGAAAATCGTGATCGTAGCATATTTCAGCCCTGCATCGAGACCGTTTCACAGTCGGATTCGGGAGCCAGTCACCATTCTATTGTGACGCAGTCGCGACTTGGGTGAAAGCCACCGTGAAAGAGAAATCCCGCTGGCTGGAAGTCACATCCACAGAGGTTACGGCGTGCAGGCTGACTTCGAGGGAATGACTCCGCCAACTGGGAGCCAAATTTCTGTGAATGCGCTCTGCGGATCGATGATCGTTTCGTGAACTGGTACAATTCCGGGTAATTCGCAAGACATCGAAGCGACTTGAGACATTGACGGCCAAGACCTGACTGCTCAGGAAGACTTCGTGATTCAAGGAAAGTTGCCGGATGCCAATTCTCGACGCCCGTTCGTTTCCATCTCTCTCTTTCCCGCTTTGCAGTCGGACTGCCGGTCTCTTGTTGGCGATCGTTTTCTCGCTTTGCTTCTCCAGCGGCAATCTGCAGTCAGCACCTCCACGAAAACGAGCCAACGAAACGGTGACAGCTCTCGAGGAGGTCGCTTGGACGAATGCAAAACAGATTTGGGAATGGGCCGAGCCCGGTTACCAGGAAGTCAATTCCTCGGAACTCCTTTCCTCTTGGCTCGCTTCTGAAGGGTTCGAGATCGAACGTGGAGTCGCGGGGATTCCGACGGCATTCACAGCCACCGTCGGTGAAGGATCGCCGGTCATTGCGATCTTGGGCGAGTTCGACGCACTTCCGGGTCTGGCACAGAAATCAGTTCCCTACAAAGAGACTCCTGAAGGAAAAGACTACGGTCACGGCTGCGGTCATCATCTTTTCGGTGTGGCATCTGCAACGGCTGCGATTGCCGTTGGTCGGGAGATTCTTAACCGAAACATTGAGGGAACGGTTCGTTACTACGGATGTCCAGCTGAGGAAGGTGGCAGCGCGAAGGTGTTTCTGGTCCGTGAAGGGCTCTTTGATGATGTCGACGTCGCTTTGCATTGGCATCCCAGCAGTATCAACGCAGCTGGTGACCGATCGTCTCTTGCCAGAATCGCGGTGAAATTCCGCTTCCATGGGATCAGTGCTCATGCCGCAGCTGCACCAGAGCAGGCACGATCGGCACTCGATGCGGTCGAGCTGACGAATATCGCCACGCAGATGCTCAGAGAACATGTTCCCGAAGAGACAAGAATTCATCATGTCATCACTTCCGGAGGCAGCGCACCCAACGTCGTTCCGGACTTTGCAGAAGTTTACTACTACGTCCGTCATCCCGATGCTTCTACGCTCTCTGAGATTTACGAGCGTGTTGTCAAGTGCGCTCAAGCAGGTGCACTCGCAACAGAGACTGAACTTGAAGTGGTCAACGAAGGCGGGATTCTCGACATTCTCCCCAACAACACTCTCGCCGAAATCACATTGGAGAATCTGAAGCAACTCAACGATCTTGAGTACACAAGCGAGGATGTCACGTTCGCGTTAAAGCTTCAGTCCACGCTTTCCAATCCCAAACCATTGATGTCTGTTCGTGAAGTCATCAATCGCAGCGGTGAGACAAGCAGCGGATCGACGGACGTCGGCGACGTTTCCTGGGTTGTGCCGACGACGGGATTCAATACCGCGTGCTGGGTGCCAGGCACTCCCGGTCATTCGTGGCAGGCGGTCGCATGCGGAGGTCGGGAAATGGCCCGCTCCGGGATGACGCTCGCAAGTCGAGTGTTGACAGCGACCGCCATCGACTTGTTCAACCAGCCCGAATTGATCAAATCTGCCAAGATGGAATTCGAACGGCGACGTGGTAAGAACGGCTATCGCTCATTGATCCCGCCCGATCAGGGACCTCCGCTCGACTATCGAAAGCCGACGACGAACAGCTCCCGCGATTGACCGACTCCTCAAAGCTACACTCATAGAGTTGAGTTCACTCTGCCCCTTCGAGCAGTTCCGCAATGTTGCGCGAACAGTCTCTCGATTCGCATGACAGATAAAGCGACAGCAGGTCGCGAAGTGTGGCGGATCGCGTCACGAAAAGCGGAATCCAGATGTCTCGGGAGTTCCCTTTTGCACGCACTTTCAAGTACCGCAATCCAGCAGTCGTGACGATCTCGCAGTCCGAAACCGCGTCCCAGGACGTGCGCTGCGGACGGCACCAGAAGTCGTAGCAGGCGATGCCGTCACGGCTCACCTGAAATGGAAAACGGTACTTCAGGAGAAGAATGGCACTCGTACACAACACCGTGACGAGCAGCGGAAGCACGAATGCGAGCAGCTGAAAGTTTGCCTCGCCGTTCAGCACAAAGACACATTCGGTCGTGAGAAGTGCCACAACGAAGACGAGCAGGAAGGGCTGGCTGAAGGAGATCCGGAAGTCTTCGCGTCGAAATGAGACACGCACAATGTCATCTGCCAACTTCATCGGACTTCCTTATTTGATGCCACTTCGCTTCGTGGAGCGAGAAGTGTTAAGTTTTGAGGAATAAAACGTCAATCCTTGAATAACTGTGCAAAATTACCAAGCCAATCCAATTATCGAAACTCGAAACAGGCTTCGATGACAATTCTACGACGAATTCTCCACATTCCGTTGGGTTTTCTTTGTTTCTTAATAATCGAATTAGGCAGTTTCCCAGTAGATGGCAACTTTCCGCCGCAAGCATGTTCACGAACGTTCATCCCCAGTTGAGTTGCGCTAAAAAGCTGTCTGGCGTGGATTTTGAAGGTTCACAAAAGCAATTTCGACATGGCCTTCACCAATCCGCAAAGCGAATCTGGTCGAAAACCATGTCGAAAACGGTGAACAGCAAAGAGTTCTTTGCGCTCAAGCATATTTTGAATTAGCGTGCGCGATCTCGCACGAGCAAGCACAGCTTTTTATCTTGTGAAACGGCGCATGCGAGTGCACAGGATAGAGCAACTTGCTCTAGCTTCCGGTCAGGACTGACAAGTCAGCGAAGTAAGCGTAAACCGCTGCGACGAAGAGAATCAACGCGATCCCCACCGGCTTGGCGAGTGGCCAAGGGGTCAGGTCCACGTCTCCTGAATACTGTTGCTCCCACGGTGTCTCACGCGGCTTGAGAGCTCCAATCACAAGCATCAATGCGACCGAACCGGCAAAGACGAGGCCGAGGAAGTGGAACGTGTGAAGAGATTCGACGAACGCGTCGCCCTGAGGAGTGAAGTACCCAAGGCAAATGGCGATGAAGCTCGCGATGAGCGTCACTTTCGCAGCCAGTGCAGGAACCTTCTTCGACAACATTCCGACCAGCATCACAGAGAAGATCGGGATGAAGTACAAACCGTTCATCTTCTGGAGGTAACCGAAAATGCTGTCCTGACCGAGTAGTAGCGGCGCCACCAGCATCGTCACTACCGCGATGATTGTTCCGAAGATTTTTCCGGATCGAATGACCTCGGTCTCACTGGCATTCGGTCGAAGCATTCCCTGATAGACGCCCAAGCTGAAGAGGGTAGCAGTACTGTTCAGGGCGGAGTTGAACGAGCTGAGAATCGCTCCAATCACAGCTGCCGCGAAGAAGCCAACGAGGTAATCCGGCAGGACGTCCTGAACGAGTCTCCCATAGCTCTTGTCAGCATTTCGAGGCGGAATCACGCGAGCGAGTTGAGTTTCAGAGAGTTCGTCGAGATAGACATGTTCTCCATTTTCGTCTTCAACAATGACGACGCCGACCGGGAGGAGTTTTTCGATCGCCAACTCTTCGCCGACGGAATCATTCACCGTCCGTTCTGCGAACGCCAGGATCTCTTCGTCTGTTTCGACTTTCAGAAGCTCGCGAGCTTCGCTTCCATGAAGGATTCTCTTCCCAGACTTTGAATTGACGACGACTGCGGGAGCATCGGTCGTTTTGTCTTTCACAGCATAGGCGCCGTTGTCGGTCTCGACGCGTCCGTATTGATGGAAAGCGACCAGCCCTGGCAACACTAGGATCATCGGGGCGAGAACTTTCAAAGACCCGGCAAGCAGAACACCTTTCTGTCCCTCTGCCAGATTCTTGGCACCGAACGTTCGCTGGATGATCTGCTGATTCGTAGTCCAGTAGAACAGGTTCAGCAGGAGAACACCGGTAAACAGGGTGAAGAACGGAACAGATTGATCGGGGGCTCCGATCGAATTGAACTTCTCAGGAGCTGCCTCTCGAAGTGTTTGCAGACCAGCGATTGGTCCTTCGGGATTCACAGCTGTCAGGCCGAAGTAGGCAATCAACAGTCCACCGACAAGAAGGCCGAATCCGTTGAGCGTATCGGAAACAGCAACGGTTCGAAGTCCTCCCCAAATTGCGTAAATGGAGCCAATGGTCCCAATCAGCCAGACCGTCAAAGCGATTAGCGTGAACTCATCCTGAATGCCCGTCAGTGCTCCGAGCTGCAGCATTCCGGTAACTCCCCGAGCCCCGGTATAGAGAATAATGGGGAGCAGAATTCCTGCATAAGCAACAAGGAAAATGAGCGTCGTAATGTTACGAGTTACATGATCGAAGCGATTTTCGAGGAACTGTGGAACGGTCGCGATCCCGCTCTTCAAGTACCGTGGAAGGTAAAACAGGGCGAGAATCACCAGAGAGACAGCTGCGACGACTTCCCAGGCCATCACACAGATTCCGTCGCGGTAAGCGTCGCCGTTCAATCCGACAAGCTGTTCGGTCGACAGATTGGTCAACAGGAGTGAGCCGGCAATGAATCCGCCGGTCAGGCTTCTTCCAGCCAGAAAGTATCCTGCGGAACTGTCGTGGTTGTCATGACGGGTCAAACGCCAGGTGATGAAACCCACCAGCGCAGTGAAAAATACAAACGACAACAATGTCAGCATGCCGACCCTTTCATCAGGCTTGACCGATTCGTGAATGAACTGCCCGTTTTAGTGGACGCATCACGTTTCGCCACTCAAAAACCGAAGAAGTGACGGAATATCTCAGTCAAACTGCTAAGGAACAACAACTGACATTGACTTTCAGCGCGGTGAATCACGCGGCTGGCGAGCTTGTGACAGTAACGAAGTACCTCGAAACGCGAGCTTACTACGATACGAAAATGGTCACTCGAACCCGTATTTGAGGTTCTCCATCTTCTTTCTCAGCCGTGCTTCGAACGCATCTCCACGATCTTCGAATGGCCGGTTCTTGAGATACCACTCGCCCCACGTCAGCACCAGATTTTTGTGCCACTGTGCGATCGCAGCCGCTTTCTGATCATCCGATGCAGAAGGAGAAAGCCCATCGAGTGGATCTTCCGGGAACCCAAATCCGGTGGGACGCCGGGAAATCCAACAGAGAGCATTTCGAGCCTCAATCATGACTCCTAAATCAGAGTCGCTCAAACGATCAATGAGGTATTGAGTTAGGTTCATATTCCCGGTCCGACCGAGTGCCCAGACCACCGTTTGTCGGATTTGTGGATCGGGATGATCGACCAGTTTGACAAGTTGATCAACTTGTCCGATCAAATCCTCACGATTCCCGATCTGAACCTGTTCAATGATCTGCTCCTGAACATCAAGCATGTCCAGATTGCCAGTGTTCGACAGTGAGGCGAGTAAAACGTCAAGAGGTTCTGTCGGCTTTTCTTTCTGCTGAATCGTTCGTCCATTGAAGTCGACAGAACTCAAATCGTCAGGAAGTCCTCGACCGCCGGCCAGCAGGCCGTCTCCAAACCCAGGCTCACTGACGCGTTTGAGGAGTTTGCCTGTGGAGCGTGTCAAAAAGAGGATTGCGAACGCAGTGTCGAGACCTTCGTCGAAGAAGCTCGACTCATTCCATGACCCGTCATCGAGTTGTTTGCCGATCAGATAATCCGCACACTCATCGAACCAGGCATGACTACCCACATTCTCAACGTCAGCCAGAGCAGCCATACGTTCGAGCGTGTAGTAGTAATACGTTGCGTGTGGACTCTCTTTGTTCTCGACACGAAAACGCGTTCCGAGCCAACCGAAGGCGTTTTTGACCGTTTCGACTGAAGCACTTGAGATGCGAACAGACTCGCTCCGCGTTTCTTCGTTATCGAGATCGACCTGTTGCAGAATGCCGAATTTGGGACCAGTTGGCTCAGTGTCTTCTTCACGTTTTTTCGGCCGACGATCCTTCAGCGGGAGAAATTCCGGATCGATGTGCAGCATGGCAATGTGAATGTTCGCCACGGCAGCTGCGGTCATGTTGAGTGTGGACGCATCTTTGAAGTGACCGGTTGTTGTGCCCGGGCAGTATGCGAATCCGCTGTCTTTGTTTTTGAATCTCACATGCCAGGCAAGGACTTTTTCCCAGACCTTGTCGTCGATCTCAATCTCAGCCCGTTCCGCTGCCCACAGGGCGAGGCAAGCATACTGAATGACGCTGGTGTCCCCGTTGTATTTGGCATCACTTCGTCCCGTTGGATAGTCCCATCCCCCATTTTCCTTCTGCTGACCGACAATATAGTCAGCGATCATCTTCAACTGCGGCTTGTACTTTTCCGTCGAAATGTCCGCGAGAAGAGTTGCTTCGACACCTGCTTCGTAGATGTGTTCGCTGGCCGGGCGGTACTTCCCGTCTTTGAATCGCTCAAGAATTTCGTTAACCGTCCCTCCCACGATTCCGGAATCGGGAGAAGCTCCAGCTTTGTAAAGGGCGAGAGCGGTGACAGTTCGCTTTCCGCCGGATGTTTTATCGAAGACTCCCTGAAGGTATCCCGAACCTTGAGCAATCGCTTTCTTCACAGCAGCCGGATCGGCAGCGAGAAGATTCGACGAAAACAGGCCGATGACGATGAGCGACACGATCAATTTCATGAGGCAAATGTCTGCAATACTGGGAAGTGAAATGAGTTAGAAGAGAGTCCCAATTATAGCAGACGAGAAATCTGCATGTCATGAGTCTTCGCAAGGAAATCCATTCTGACTGATCGACTTCTTCGGATTTGTTGTCTTTTTCGGTCACGAATCTCGATTCCGGATCAGCGTGACTTCGCATCATCCAGTAGTTTGCGGAAGATTCCAATCAGTTTTGGGAGTGCGGACTGCACAGAAAAATTCAATTCAACGCGTTTTCTGGCAGCCTCTCCAATACGAGCCCGCAGTTGGACATCCGTCAGCAATTTCAACAATGTATCCGCCCATTCCGGTTCGGTTGTGGCGAGAAACCCGTTTTCACCGTGTTGTATGATTTCCTGATTCACGCCCACCGGTGAGGCGATCGAAGCACGTCCGGCAGCCATGTACTGCAGCAGCTTGAAGCCACATTTGTAGCGAGCCCACTCCTCATCCGGCAGGGGCATGATTCCAATCGAGAAACCAGCAATTTCCCGAGTTGCCGTGTCCGAATCCCAAGGGCGAAACTCACTGAAGGGAGCAGACTTCTTGAGTTCGGCGACGGAGCTTTCTTTTCCAGTGACGATGCGAAGACGGAACGGGATGCGTTCGTGGGCACGGCACAGAGCTGGAAGAATCTGCTGAAGGTAAGCGACATTCGAGTCTGTTCCGATCCACCCCACAATTGGAATGTCATCGGTTGGAGCTGCGGCGTCGAGCGGGTAAAGTTCCGTGTCGACGACTGTCGGGAACAATTGAACGGCCGACGAATACTGCTGTGCGTACTCGACGAGGTTGGGATTGCCTGCGAGGACAACATCACTTTCACGGCACAGCCAGGCAAACTTCTCGGGATACCTGAGGAAAATAGCATCGTCGACGTCCAGCACCATCTGCTTCGCGATGTGACGAAACTGCTGCTCGAGATCGAACGTTGGATTGTCGAAGAGTTCACGCTCGATGACCACGATATCGGGTCGAAAGAGTTTCGCACGCTGTAAGTGTGACCAAATGCTCAGCCGTTTCATTTTCTGGCTGAGTCGCCATCCGAGCAGGTCGCTGGAGTCATATTTCCCAGGATATCCTGACGCCACAACACATCGAAAGCCAGCTTTTCTCAGGCCGGGGATGAACGGGAGAATTCGATATTCCGTCGAGGGAACGTTCCGTCCAGAAACGAGAAAAAGAAGTCGCGGTTGACGCACTGGGAAATCTCTTCGGTGACTCTCGACGGGAAAGAGGGAACAACGACTCTCAGTAAACTGAGAACTCCGAGACTGTAAGAAACAACAGTTCGAATTGGCACCAACTCAAGTGCTCTTTCATGGGCGGAAGTGTTCAAACTCGCTGCGAGAATTCCCAGAATTCGAGACGACTGCGATAGACTTTCGTGGAGTTTTCAGTCAAAACCAGCGTCGTTCGTTGAAATTCGGTCGACCGTTTCTCTACCGGAAAGTTGACGGCACTTCGTGAGCAGTCTCTTTCCCGAACCACTCATCCTTGACCGTTGCACTGACCGTTGCACTGACCGTTGCACTGACCGTTGCACTGACCGTTGCACTGACCGTTGCACTGACCGTTGCACTGACCGTTGCACTGACCGTTGCACTGACCGTTGCACTGACCGTTGCACTGACCATTCGAGGACTGAATCGAAAGTTCTTCCATGTCTGAATCCAACCGGAATTCCATCGATTCGATCGAAGATTCTGGTTCAGAAAATCGCAGCCATCCCCGATTCTCCTCGACGTTCCTGATCATCTTTCTCGGGACGATCGTTCAGATCCTGTTGCAATTTGTGTTGCAGATTTTGTTGGCGAAATTCTTCGGGACAAGGATTGAGTTCGAGGCCTACACTGTCGCTTTGACGATTCCGATCGCTGTCAGTGCAGTCATTGCTGGCACGATCAGTGCTCCTCTCATGACCTTCATGAATCGAATCAGCGATCCGAAAGACCGTCGGGACTTCGCCGGGACAGTATTGGTTGTAATTGGAATTGTGTGTCTCGGCCTCGCCCTGATCGGGGTGGCTGTTCGATCCCCACTGATGCAGTGGTATTTGCAAGGAGACCAATCGGAGCTGAAAGAGCTTTCCGCGAGGCTCTTTGCAATTCTCGTCTGGCTGATTCCTGCAAACACTGCGATCGGGCTCTTCCAGGCTGTGCTTCAGCAATCGCTTGAGTTTCGAATTCCTGCCATCGCTGGAGGATTGGGGCCGCTGGTGACCGTTCTCGTGGTGGCGATCTTCGCTCCGAATTCCGGAATCGAAGCTGTCGCTTATGGCACTTTGGCGGGGGCAGTCTGCAACTTGTTGATTCAACTGCGAACTTTGTCGCATCGCGTTCACTGGATCATCGCAAAGAACCAGATGGCTCTGTTCACTTCACTGATCTGGGCAGGCGTTCCAATCCTGATTGGAACGCTCGTGCTGAAGGCGGATTCGGTTGTTGATCCCGCATTGGCAGCAGCGATGGAACCGGGATCAATCGGTCATCTGCGGTATGCGACGCAGTTAATGACGATCTTTGTCGTGCTTGGATCGGGAACTCTTTCAACCCTCGTTTTTCCAAAGCTCGCCATCAGTGCTGCGTCAGATCGTCCGTTGTTTCTCCGAGATGCTGCGATGGCGCTGCGTACGCTCGTACAACTGCTGGTGCCAAGCCTCGTGGTCATTTTTCTGTTTGCCCCTTCTCTGATCGCTGATCTTTACGAGCGAGGAGAATTTCAGCCGTCCGATACATTGGAAGTGACTTCGCTGATGAAGGTACTCAGCGGGTTCCTAATTGGTGCAGGTCTGTGCGAGATTGCCGGAAAAGTTCTCGTCAGCGATCACGATACCTGGACGCCCAACATCGTCGGGAGCATCGGCGTCGGTTTGGGGATTACCGCGAAACTGACGACTGACATCGCTCAAGATGTCGCTTCACTGGCGATGATTACGTCAGTCGTTTTCCTGAGTTGCGGGCTGATCCTGTGGGCGATTCTGGCTTTCCGATACGGAATGCAAATCGTACGCGGGGCTGCTTCAGGGGCTCTCGTTGCTGCTGTGGCAGCGATTGCTGCCAGTGTGATCGGTGGGGCACTCAACGCAATCGAATTCCCGTTTTCATCTGTCGTCGGTTTGTTCGCGGGAGCGGCTGCTTACTTCGCCGTCCTACTGGCCATCGATCCGCACTTGCGACGACTGGTGATGGAGCCGCGCTCCACCAGTCGACAGAGTGAAACGACCGACCGTCACGAATCATGATCAGTCGTTGGAAAGAGCTTCGTTGAGCGGAGCTAGAATTGGTTTTCTTGCAGGCGGATGGTAAATCAACTGCTGCTCGAGGAATCGACTCTCAGCTTCCGCGTTCAGGTCATGGCTGACCCGCTTGACCGGCGGAGGCAATGGGGCATCGAACTCAGCTTCAGGAGAGTACTCATTCGCTTCCTGGAGTTTTTCCGGCGAAGGAGTTCCTTCTTCTTCCTGAATCACTTCCTGAGGTTCGCTGATGGAAGGAGATTGAATCGGTTGGTGTGTTCCTCCGGAAACGCAGGGAGCACAAGACTCGTGGGCACATGCCTGCAGGCACGGAGTATCACATTGAGTCCGAAAACAGTGCAAGTTTCCGCAGCCCGCCCCAATGAGTGCGCCCGCTCCGACCACGAGCAGTCCGACACGTTTCATAATTCTCTCCGTAGATTGATGCCTGTGTTCCGTGGCATATGAGTTAGTGGATCAATCGGATTTGTTCGCGAAACTCCCAATGTGAAAGTTGGTCGGATTTCAATCTTTCATCGGGTCAACGCAGGTCATTCAGGCAATTCCAAGGTTGCCAGTTATGTCGCTCAGGAGAAAATTGACAGTCAGGGAAGCTCCCGTTTTGCGAGTGATAATTGGTCTTTCCGAAAATCGGCGATTCCGGTAAAAAAGACTCAAGAAACTCCCTTCCCCAACCGCTCCGCCGGTCTCGCAGCATCCGCTGCTTCCCCAATTCCACTTCCAACTTTTCACACCCCAGGTCTCACAAATGCCGCGTCGCTCGCCATCCCGGCGAACCGTGCACATCCCGGTGATGTTGCGGGAAGTCCTTGCGCAACTTGAGTTGCGAGACGGGCTTGTCGTCGTCGACGGCAC encodes the following:
- a CDS encoding amidohydrolase, coding for MPILDARSFPSLSFPLCSRTAGLLLAIVFSLCFSSGNLQSAPPRKRANETVTALEEVAWTNAKQIWEWAEPGYQEVNSSELLSSWLASEGFEIERGVAGIPTAFTATVGEGSPVIAILGEFDALPGLAQKSVPYKETPEGKDYGHGCGHHLFGVASATAAIAVGREILNRNIEGTVRYYGCPAEEGGSAKVFLVREGLFDDVDVALHWHPSSINAAGDRSSLARIAVKFRFHGISAHAAAAPEQARSALDAVELTNIATQMLREHVPEETRIHHVITSGGSAPNVVPDFAEVYYYVRHPDASTLSEIYERVVKCAQAGALATETELEVVNEGGILDILPNNTLAEITLENLKQLNDLEYTSEDVTFALKLQSTLSNPKPLMSVREVINRSGETSSGSTDVGDVSWVVPTTGFNTACWVPGTPGHSWQAVACGGREMARSGMTLASRVLTATAIDLFNQPELIKSAKMEFERRRGKNGYRSLIPPDQGPPLDYRKPTTNSSRD
- a CDS encoding solute:sodium symporter family transporter, which encodes MLTLLSFVFFTALVGFITWRLTRHDNHDSSAGYFLAGRSLTGGFIAGSLLLTNLSTEQLVGLNGDAYRDGICVMAWEVVAAVSLVILALFYLPRYLKSGIATVPQFLENRFDHVTRNITTLIFLVAYAGILLPIILYTGARGVTGMLQLGALTGIQDEFTLIALTVWLIGTIGSIYAIWGGLRTVAVSDTLNGFGLLVGGLLIAYFGLTAVNPEGPIAGLQTLREAAPEKFNSIGAPDQSVPFFTLFTGVLLLNLFYWTTNQQIIQRTFGAKNLAEGQKGVLLAGSLKVLAPMILVLPGLVAFHQYGRVETDNGAYAVKDKTTDAPAVVVNSKSGKRILHGSEARELLKVETDEEILAFAERTVNDSVGEELAIEKLLPVGVVIVEDENGEHVYLDELSETQLARVIPPRNADKSYGRLVQDVLPDYLVGFFAAAVIGAILSSFNSALNSTATLFSLGVYQGMLRPNASETEVIRSGKIFGTIIAVVTMLVAPLLLGQDSIFGYLQKMNGLYFIPIFSVMLVGMLSKKVPALAAKVTLIASFIAICLGYFTPQGDAFVESLHTFHFLGLVFAGSVALMLVIGALKPRETPWEQQYSGDVDLTPWPLAKPVGIALILFVAAVYAYFADLSVLTGS
- a CDS encoding HEAT repeat domain-containing protein; protein product: MKLIVSLIVIGLFSSNLLAADPAAVKKAIAQGSGYLQGVFDKTSGGKRTVTALALYKAGASPDSGIVGGTVNEILERFKDGKYRPASEHIYEAGVEATLLADISTEKYKPQLKMIADYIVGQQKENGGWDYPTGRSDAKYNGDTSVIQYACLALWAAERAEIEIDDKVWEKVLAWHVRFKNKDSGFAYCPGTTTGHFKDASTLNMTAAAVANIHIAMLHIDPEFLPLKDRRPKKREEDTEPTGPKFGILQQVDLDNEETRSESVRISSASVETVKNAFGWLGTRFRVENKESPHATYYYYTLERMAALADVENVGSHAWFDECADYLIGKQLDDGSWNESSFFDEGLDTAFAILFLTRSTGKLLKRVSEPGFGDGLLAGGRGLPDDLSSVDFNGRTIQQKEKPTEPLDVLLASLSNTGNLDMLDVQEQIIEQVQIGNREDLIGQVDQLVKLVDHPDPQIRQTVVWALGRTGNMNLTQYLIDRLSDSDLGVMIEARNALCWISRRPTGFGFPEDPLDGLSPSASDDQKAAAIAQWHKNLVLTWGEWYLKNRPFEDRGDAFEARLRKKMENLKYGFE
- a CDS encoding glycosyltransferase family 4 protein, with protein sequence MRQPRLLFLVSGRNVPSTEYRILPFIPGLRKAGFRCVVASGYPGKYDSSDLLGWRLSQKMKRLSIWSHLQRAKLFRPDIVVIERELFDNPTFDLEQQFRHIAKQMVLDVDDAIFLRYPEKFAWLCRESDVVLAGNPNLVEYAQQYSSAVQLFPTVVDTELYPLDAAAPTDDIPIVGWIGTDSNVAYLQQILPALCRAHERIPFRLRIVTGKESSVAELKKSAPFSEFRPWDSDTATREIAGFSIGIMPLPDEEWARYKCGFKLLQYMAAGRASIASPVGVNQEIIQHGENGFLATTEPEWADTLLKLLTDVQLRARIGEAARKRVELNFSVQSALPKLIGIFRKLLDDAKSR